A stretch of Cottoperca gobio unplaced genomic scaffold, fCotGob3.1 fCotGob3_242arrow_ctg1, whole genome shotgun sequence DNA encodes these proteins:
- the LOC115005040 gene encoding uncharacterized protein LOC115005040, with translation MLVRKCYFFFHCKQVMLTFLFPFQVKMSGCPVCGKQVRALSQHLSSRHRVRNVQERRILLNMSSARVNIRSSPCPATGCGYALSRLQRHIRHTHTELTLEERASLLLRAKWIKSTQLLSSLRATSPTTPMATSIDLLPDDREDVLPSPPLSCGNPLCMETRKGYIQNISQLCEQRDDLLTENGNLRLKLQALQRPRCGSRIIDVPPPTEQEEATAATEESAEEVTLTLTPLGEKPALKRDVEQTPQQMKKAKSSNRGRYYSLVPLS, from the exons atgttagttagaaaatgtta tttcttttttcattgcAAACAAGTTatgttgacttttctttttccttttcaggTGAAAATGTCAGGCTGCCCTGTATGTGGCAAACAAGTACGTGCTCTGAGCCAGCACCTCTCAAGCAGACATCGTGTGAGAAATGTACAGGAGCGGaggattttattaaatatgtccTCAGCGAGGGTGAACATCAGGTCCTCTCCTTGCCCAGCGACAGGGTGTGGCTATGCCCTGTCGCGCCTTCAGCGTCACatacgtcacacacacacggagttgACACTGGAGGAGAGGGCCTCCTTACTCCTCAGGGCCAAGTGGATAAAGTCCAcgcagctcctctcctctctgagggCCACCAGCCCCACGACACCCATGGCAACGTCCATTGACCTGCTGCCCGACGACAGAGAGGATGTactcccttctcctcccctgAGCTGTGGCAACCCCCTGTGCATGGAGACGAGGAAGGGGTATATCCAAAACATATCCCAACTTTGTGAGCAGAGGGATGATCTGCTCACAGAAAATGGCAACCTTAGGTTGAAACTGCAGGCTTTGCAGCGTCCCAGGTGCGGTTCTCGCATCATCGATGTGCCACCCCCGACGGAGCAAGAG GAGGCAACGGCAGCTACAGAGGAGTCGGCAGAGGAGGTGACGCTGACGCTGACACCCCTCGGCGAGAAGCCAGCGCTGAAGAGGGATGTGGAACAGA